In the genome of Kitasatospora cathayae, one region contains:
- a CDS encoding glycine-rich domain-containing protein: MTTPERPPGPAGSDVRNLLTPAQFDGAVFTVLDNNPGMAAGTAERIVTEALKFVVTARTFPTVRITPSNVVDEGWHALILHTRVYAGLCDKLGGFVHHYPERPDPTRHDAAALSRTVALIEEAGYTPDHELWTGPTRALVAVAANCSHTPVPGGCGPINPGACASHCNGGGGGGGGGGEAH, from the coding sequence ATGACCACGCCCGAGCGTCCGCCCGGCCCCGCCGGTTCCGACGTCCGCAACCTGCTCACCCCGGCGCAGTTCGACGGGGCTGTCTTCACCGTCTTGGACAACAACCCCGGCATGGCCGCCGGTACCGCCGAGCGCATCGTTACCGAAGCGCTCAAGTTCGTCGTTACCGCCCGTACGTTCCCCACCGTGCGCATCACGCCGTCCAACGTCGTGGACGAGGGTTGGCACGCGCTCATCCTGCACACCCGCGTGTACGCCGGGCTGTGCGACAAGCTCGGTGGGTTCGTTCACCACTACCCGGAGCGGCCCGACCCGACGCGTCACGACGCGGCCGCGCTCAGCCGGACCGTGGCACTCATCGAAGAGGCCGGGTACACCCCGGACCACGAGCTGTGGACCGGCCCGACCCGCGCACTGGTGGCCGTGGCCGCGAACTGCTCCCACACGCCGGTGCCCGGTGGGTGCGGACCGATCAACCCCGGGGCGTGCGCGTCGCACTGCAACGGTGGTGGCGGTGGCGGAGGTGGGGGCGGTGAAGCCCACTAG
- a CDS encoding SRPBCC family protein, with protein sequence MTRLREQITVDAPAQEVWGRLHDVEAYSTFLDGVERAYAPSSDRAHLDVRAGGVQREFDAVLTDRGPDQVLAWETQGSPELKGTLSVRSLDRDHSQVQMELEYEPQAIQDTFGGPRGMAQVHRIENTVRGGLEQFKNLVESER encoded by the coding sequence ATGACCAGGCTCAGGGAACAGATCACCGTCGATGCCCCCGCGCAGGAGGTCTGGGGGCGGCTGCATGACGTCGAGGCCTATTCGACGTTCCTGGACGGCGTCGAACGTGCTTATGCGCCCAGCAGCGACCGCGCCCATCTGGACGTGCGGGCCGGTGGGGTGCAGCGGGAGTTCGATGCCGTTCTCACCGACCGCGGCCCCGACCAGGTCCTCGCCTGGGAGACGCAGGGCAGCCCGGAGCTGAAGGGCACCCTCTCGGTGCGGTCGCTGGACCGGGACCACAGCCAGGTGCAGATGGAACTGGAGTATGAGCCGCAGGCCATCCAGGACACCTTCGGCGGCCCGCGGGGCATGGCCCAGGTCCACCGGATCGAGAACACCGTCCGGGGCGGCCTGGAGCAGTTCAAGAACCTGGTG
- a CDS encoding ATP-binding protein, whose protein sequence is MVVLIIGDVLRVSVSDENPVFPTQREDPDPYAVTGRGLHLVRSLTHRFGTEPRKTGKSVWFELDAAA, encoded by the coding sequence GTGGTCGTCCTCATCATCGGCGACGTCCTCCGCGTCTCCGTCAGCGACGAGAACCCCGTCTTCCCCACCCAGCGGGAGGACCCCGACCCCTACGCCGTCACCGGTCGGGGCCTGCACCTCGTCCGTTCGCTCACCCACCGCTTCGGCACGGAGCCCCGCAAGACCGGCAAGTCCGTCTGGTTCGAGCTGGACGCCGCCGCGTGA
- a CDS encoding GntR family transcriptional regulator, whose translation MEFDPTRPKWRQIRDEIARKIESGEYAPGHLISAVQLERDFGVARATVQKVTAALREDGLIRTETGMGSFVTDRTR comes from the coding sequence ATGGAGTTCGACCCGACCCGCCCCAAGTGGCGACAGATCCGCGACGAGATCGCCCGCAAGATCGAAAGCGGCGAGTATGCGCCCGGCCACCTGATTTCGGCGGTGCAGCTCGAACGCGATTTCGGGGTAGCGCGTGCGACCGTTCAGAAGGTCACGGCGGCGCTGCGCGAAGACGGGCTGATCCGAACTGAAACCGGGATGGGAAGCTTCGTGACAGACCGCACGAGGTAG